In a single window of the Desulfonatronovibrio magnus genome:
- a CDS encoding L-lactate MFS transporter — MHRLSDFLAQGNRRWFVVAGAIIIQFCLGTIYAWSAFTGLLTLSVSQGGEYGFTAQQAAWIFSVGLLCFAVSMIIAGRLQVKFGPRIIALAGGTVLGTGYILGGLLGSTFLGQLFFIGVIGGAGIGMAYVVPIAVGIKWFPDKKGLISGIAVAGFGFGATLWVKLAGSWFGGLLYTTSLFSLPGVQSVFLIYGLIFLIFVALGSMVMLNPPEGYAPQSISHPTQSKEQPFAESSNLEFTTREMLGKPQFYMLWIMFFSTALAGLMVIYSISLFGIDALQAAQAVDGPAQAAAIAGTAMAWYAIFNGLGRVIWGGISDRLGRKWSLLMMCCFQAFIMLVFFEMGTAVSSFILAAAIIGFNFGGNFALFPAATADYFGSKNLGTNYGWIFLSFGLAGVAGPQIAGYFRDAAGAGDISTWSTSFTIAGIACIFAAGLSLLLKPPTKSQG; from the coding sequence ATGCACAGATTATCAGACTTTCTTGCTCAAGGCAACAGACGGTGGTTCGTTGTTGCCGGAGCCATCATCATACAGTTCTGTCTTGGAACAATTTATGCCTGGAGCGCTTTTACCGGGTTATTAACCCTGTCGGTATCCCAGGGAGGAGAATACGGTTTCACTGCCCAGCAGGCTGCCTGGATCTTTTCTGTTGGTTTGCTGTGCTTTGCTGTGAGTATGATCATTGCTGGAAGGCTTCAGGTCAAATTTGGCCCAAGAATTATTGCTCTGGCCGGAGGAACGGTTCTTGGAACTGGTTATATTCTCGGAGGCCTCCTGGGCAGCACTTTCCTGGGGCAACTCTTTTTCATTGGAGTGATTGGCGGCGCAGGCATTGGCATGGCTTATGTTGTTCCCATTGCTGTTGGCATTAAATGGTTCCCTGATAAAAAAGGTCTTATTTCAGGCATTGCTGTGGCAGGCTTTGGTTTTGGGGCCACATTATGGGTGAAGCTTGCCGGAAGCTGGTTTGGAGGTTTGCTTTATACTACCAGCCTGTTTTCATTGCCGGGCGTTCAGTCTGTCTTTTTAATCTATGGCCTGATATTTTTGATTTTCGTGGCATTGGGCAGCATGGTAATGTTAAATCCCCCTGAGGGCTATGCTCCCCAGAGTATTTCCCATCCAACCCAGTCCAAAGAGCAACCCTTTGCTGAGTCAAGCAATTTAGAGTTCACTACAAGAGAAATGCTGGGCAAGCCACAGTTTTATATGTTGTGGATAATGTTTTTCAGCACTGCCCTGGCAGGTCTGATGGTTATTTACAGCATAAGTCTTTTCGGTATTGACGCGCTGCAGGCGGCACAAGCTGTTGATGGTCCGGCCCAGGCTGCAGCCATAGCAGGTACAGCCATGGCCTGGTACGCCATATTCAATGGTCTCGGTAGAGTTATCTGGGGTGGAATTTCTGATCGTCTCGGCAGGAAATGGTCTTTACTTATGATGTGCTGCTTTCAAGCATTCATCATGCTGGTATTTTTTGAAATGGGCACTGCTGTAAGCAGCTTTATTCTGGCTGCGGCGATTATTGGTTTCAATTTTGGAGGCAATTTTGCCCTGTTTCCTGCTGCCACAGCAGACTATTTCGGCAGCAAAAATCTGGGCACCAATTATGGATGGATATTTTTGTCTTTTGGACTGGCCGGGGTGGCCGGACCGCAGATTGCCGGATACTTCAGAGACGCTGCAGGAGCCGGGGATATATCTACCTGGTCAACATCCTTTACTATAGCTGGAATAGCCTGCATTTTTGCAGCAGGACTGTCCCTTTTGCTTAAACCTCCCACAAAATC
- a CDS encoding DUF362 domain-containing protein: protein MIPKNTISVVDFIDYSKSLEVCLDQIETGSVFRRRKLIIIKPNLVNASPFPITTPTAIVASLIDYIRKNSKARVVIAEGCGDACLDTGEIFSRLGYTRLSKEMNVELIDLNKSSLVRLHNPECSVLPEIYLPRQTMKGFLISVPVLKRHSLAQVTLSMKNMLGLAPPSHYQQGGSWKKSFFHGQMHRSIFDLNLYRKPDLSIIDATVGMAEYHLGGRTCEPPINKLVAGFDPVAVDSTGAHLLGLHWKEIPHICMAHGVLGHALEPGSTDVLI, encoded by the coding sequence ATGATACCAAAAAATACCATTAGTGTGGTAGATTTTATTGATTACTCAAAAAGTTTAGAGGTATGTCTTGATCAAATAGAAACAGGCAGTGTATTCAGGCGGCGCAAACTCATTATTATCAAGCCAAACTTAGTGAACGCGTCTCCCTTCCCCATAACAACTCCAACCGCTATTGTTGCATCTTTAATTGATTATATAAGAAAGAATTCCAAAGCACGGGTAGTAATTGCAGAAGGCTGTGGAGATGCCTGTCTGGATACTGGGGAGATATTTTCACGGCTGGGTTACACTCGCTTGTCCAAGGAAATGAATGTCGAGCTCATTGACTTGAACAAATCAAGCCTTGTCCGGCTTCATAATCCTGAGTGCAGTGTTCTGCCTGAAATATATCTTCCCAGGCAGACCATGAAAGGTTTTTTGATATCAGTGCCTGTGCTCAAGCGCCATTCACTGGCCCAGGTTACTTTATCCATGAAAAATATGCTGGGTCTTGCTCCGCCAAGTCATTATCAGCAGGGTGGAAGCTGGAAAAAATCATTTTTTCATGGTCAGATGCATCGTTCAATTTTTGACCTTAACCTTTACCGCAAACCTGATCTGTCCATTATTGACGCAACAGTCGGTATGGCTGAGTATCATTTGGGGGGCAGAACATGTGAACCTCCGATAAATAAACTTGTTGCAGGCTTTGATCCAGTTGCTGTAGATTCCACGGGTGCACATCTGTTGGGCCTTCACTGGAAAGAAATCCCGCATATCTGCATGGCGCATGGTGTACTTGGTCATGCACTGGAACCAGGCAGTACTGATGTGCTGATTTAA
- a CDS encoding META domain-containing protein, whose translation MINKFLVLMFMTVVFSGISGCCPWKDSSVVLPKIDDEGTVMPSKLAGPFRWELYFIKSEQVDKQPDGQRVPYIRFDEEKNRAFGFSGCNRFTGGFTAGKDSSLTFSHIASTKMACKDMHIEQKFLQVLSNTRSYKFIIQGRLQLIGHDSDVLAEFAAIISEQ comes from the coding sequence ATGATAAATAAGTTTTTAGTCTTAATGTTTATGACTGTTGTATTTTCAGGTATTTCAGGGTGTTGTCCCTGGAAAGACAGCTCAGTTGTGCTGCCAAAGATTGATGATGAAGGTACAGTAATGCCTTCAAAACTTGCGGGGCCTTTTCGCTGGGAGCTTTATTTTATTAAAAGCGAGCAGGTGGATAAACAGCCTGACGGGCAAAGAGTGCCATATATCAGGTTTGATGAGGAAAAAAACCGGGCCTTTGGGTTTTCAGGGTGTAACCGATTTACCGGAGGATTTACAGCAGGTAAGGATAGCAGCCTGACCTTTTCACACATAGCATCCACCAAAATGGCCTGTAAAGATATGCATATTGAGCAGAAATTTCTTCAGGTTCTAAGTAACACCCGAAGCTATAAATTTATTATTCAGGGTCGACTTCAGCTTATCGGACATGATTCCGATGTACTGGCTGAGTTTGCAGCAATTATTTCTGAACAGTGA
- a CDS encoding PAS domain-containing sensor histidine kinase encodes MKGDLHQEILLEMALSISGEFELEVLLKNSLPIFLRKLNCSLAGVVQQDVHVLHTSLVLPRVMHDQPLWEDLVNALIQKAASQDQDNFVEVLKREQGLYYGFSLSGFGMLILGRKTVFDPAFLNELKHIIKMLSRACRACMEALQRRQAEQTLQMVQAQQKALLDNLPFSAWLKDTQGNYLAVNEFFCRESGLSRKDILGKNALQVWPESTGRRYVQQDTRIMQSGDKMNWEDLIQEQGSKKWVEFYKTPIFDSDGNIVGLCGFKRDITERKRMEESLRKSQELYRGIVESQTDMVVRVDEKGRFTYVNDAYCQAFGKTREELIGSTFMPLIHKDDLEPTMEAMKLLEVPPYRAYMEQRAKTVHGWRWLAWEDYAIRDKEGRISEIQGVGRDITAQKEAEKDLKTKADLEAVIARISSRFVNLGAENIDEAILSSLREMGEFLSMDRVYVFEFETSRTMLNSTYEWCSPGIASQSQYLQNVPAGVVSSWMEKMFFFDDALIEDVSKVTMLDTANDLSLPEEECAPSIVVPLIWESSLEGFICFDSKDQKQDWNDKGAVPFYMLAGILVNSLKRKETEEQLRQSRNELRHLNATLEQKVEERSRQLGEVQQRLILGERMAAIGQLAAGIAHELNNPVGFVSMNFETLQEEIQIIVEVVQSYKKALGAVPGSREQERLLSQAFELEKKYSLDFVLSDLDKLFEQSRDGFQRISKIVNSMRNFSRSDSGEEFILFDLNRGLRDTLVLAHNNYKNHAEIQTELNAIPEIECVPGEINQVFLNIVVNAAQALEDAHMPRPGTIKVRTWADDNHVYCDIFNDGPTIEEEVRKRIFDAFFTTKPTGRGTGLGLSISYDIIVRKHNGILSVDSNEQDGTTFHIVLPVRQKRG; translated from the coding sequence TTGAAGGGAGATCTGCATCAGGAAATTCTTCTGGAAATGGCTCTGTCCATCAGCGGCGAGTTTGAACTGGAAGTGCTGCTCAAAAATTCTCTTCCAATTTTTCTGCGCAAACTTAATTGCAGCCTGGCCGGAGTGGTTCAGCAAGATGTTCATGTCCTGCATACAAGCCTGGTATTACCAAGGGTCATGCATGACCAGCCTTTATGGGAAGATTTGGTCAATGCTCTTATTCAAAAGGCGGCCAGCCAGGATCAAGATAATTTTGTGGAGGTACTGAAGCGAGAACAGGGGCTTTATTATGGCTTCAGTCTTTCCGGCTTTGGAATGCTCATCCTGGGTCGTAAAACTGTATTTGACCCTGCATTTCTCAATGAATTGAAACATATTATAAAAATGCTGTCCAGAGCATGCAGAGCCTGTATGGAGGCTTTGCAGCGCAGACAGGCAGAGCAGACTTTACAGATGGTTCAAGCTCAGCAGAAAGCTTTGCTGGATAATCTGCCTTTTTCAGCCTGGCTCAAAGACACTCAGGGAAATTATCTCGCGGTTAACGAGTTCTTTTGCCGCGAAAGTGGTCTGTCCCGGAAGGATATCCTGGGTAAAAATGCCCTGCAGGTCTGGCCGGAATCCACTGGACGGCGCTATGTGCAGCAGGACACCAGAATAATGCAGAGCGGTGATAAAATGAACTGGGAAGATTTGATCCAGGAACAAGGCAGCAAAAAATGGGTGGAATTCTACAAGACTCCGATATTTGATTCAGATGGCAATATAGTTGGGCTTTGCGGATTCAAGCGGGACATTACCGAAAGAAAGCGCATGGAAGAGTCTCTGCGCAAGAGCCAGGAGCTTTACAGAGGAATAGTGGAATCCCAGACGGACATGGTGGTTCGAGTTGATGAAAAGGGACGTTTTACCTATGTCAATGATGCCTATTGTCAGGCCTTTGGAAAGACCAGGGAAGAACTTATCGGCAGTACCTTTATGCCTTTGATACACAAAGATGACCTGGAACCGACCATGGAAGCAATGAAGCTGCTTGAGGTTCCTCCATACCGTGCATACATGGAACAGCGTGCTAAAACTGTGCATGGCTGGCGCTGGCTGGCCTGGGAGGATTATGCCATCAGGGATAAAGAAGGCAGGATATCCGAAATCCAGGGGGTTGGAAGGGATATTACGGCTCAAAAGGAAGCTGAAAAAGATCTTAAAACCAAGGCTGACTTAGAAGCGGTCATAGCCAGGATATCCTCAAGATTTGTAAACCTTGGTGCTGAAAACATCGATGAAGCGATACTTTCCAGTCTTCGTGAAATGGGCGAGTTTCTAAGCATGGACAGAGTTTATGTGTTTGAGTTTGAAACCAGCCGCACCATGTTGAATAGTACTTACGAGTGGTGCTCTCCAGGTATTGCTTCCCAGTCGCAATATCTCCAGAATGTGCCGGCAGGCGTGGTTTCTTCCTGGATGGAAAAAATGTTTTTTTTTGATGATGCCCTTATTGAAGATGTCTCTAAGGTGACCATGCTGGATACTGCAAATGATTTAAGTCTGCCGGAGGAGGAATGTGCACCCTCCATTGTTGTGCCTCTGATCTGGGAAAGTTCCCTTGAGGGATTTATCTGTTTTGATTCAAAGGACCAAAAACAGGATTGGAACGATAAGGGAGCCGTGCCTTTTTATATGCTGGCAGGCATTCTTGTGAACTCCCTGAAGCGCAAAGAGACTGAAGAGCAGCTTCGCCAGAGCCGCAATGAACTGCGCCATCTGAACGCCACTCTGGAACAGAAAGTGGAAGAGCGCAGCCGTCAGCTGGGAGAAGTCCAGCAGAGGCTGATTCTTGGAGAAAGGATGGCGGCTATTGGTCAGCTCGCTGCGGGAATAGCCCATGAGCTCAACAATCCTGTTGGATTTGTTTCCATGAATTTTGAGACTCTGCAGGAAGAGATTCAGATTATCGTTGAGGTTGTACAAAGCTACAAAAAGGCATTGGGGGCAGTACCCGGCTCCCGGGAACAGGAAAGACTTCTGTCCCAGGCATTTGAGCTTGAAAAAAAATATTCTCTGGATTTTGTTTTGAGCGATCTGGATAAGCTTTTTGAGCAGTCCAGGGATGGATTCCAACGCATTTCAAAGATTGTTAACAGCATGCGCAATTTTTCCAGGAGTGACTCTGGAGAAGAATTTATATTGTTTGATCTTAACAGAGGACTTAGAGATACTCTGGTCCTGGCTCATAACAATTATAAGAATCATGCCGAAATTCAGACCGAACTTAATGCTATACCCGAGATAGAATGCGTACCCGGGGAAATTAACCAGGTATTTTTAAATATTGTAGTTAACGCGGCCCAGGCCTTAGAAGATGCCCATATGCCCCGGCCAGGGACTATTAAAGTTCGCACATGGGCTGATGATAACCATGTATACTGTGATATTTTTAACGATGGCCCTACAATTGAAGAGGAAGTCCGCAAGCGTATATTTGACGCTTTTTTTACCACCAAACCTACCGGCAGGGGGACAGGACTGGGGCTGAGCATTTCTTATGATATTATTGTCCGCAAGCATAATGGAATTTTAAGTGTGGACAGCAATGAACAGGATGGCACTACGTTTCACATTGTTCTGCCGGTCAGGCAAAAGAGAGGTTAG